The genomic region GCCGCACCGACGCCCAGCGCCAACGTTAAAGCCGCATCCTCGAGTTCGTAACCGCGGCTCTTCAGACTCGTGGCACCGCTGGAGGCAGCACGTACGATCTCCGTATGGCGTTTGGCTGTTGCTAGTGAAAAGAAAAAGAAAACAGCAAATGTCAATAACCAGGCTGGTCGCTGATTCTCCAGCAAGGTGGTGCCCATAATGAGGCGGGTGGTGAACAGAACGCCGATGATTAGCGTATCTAGGAGAGGCACCCTCTTGAGGCCGAGGGAATAGGAACCTGTTATGAGAAGGTATGCCAGTAGCGCGGCAGCGAACTCAAGCGACAACATCATGGAGACGAAAAATCCACCAAATAACAGGGAACCCGCCACAAGGAACCCGGACCTAATGGAGAGGCGACCACTTGCCAAGGCGCGGCTACGCTTGGACCAGTGCTGACGGTCGGCGTTAAGGTCAGCGATATCATTGAGCAGATAAGTGGCGGAGGTAACAGCCAAAAGGCAGAAAAATGCCAGAATTGTCTGCGCAATCAACGAAGGATCCGTCCATTCGTGAGCCAGGATAATCGGGACAAAGAGCAGGACATTCTTTGTCCAGTGGTGGACGCGAATTGCTCTCATGAACTCCCTAACCTTCAAGGGAGTATTATGGAACTCCTGAAGAACGGGCTTACCGAGCATTTTTGCACGTTGGCTGACATCCTGGCTGGTACCGGCGAGCACTATGCCATCTGATGCCTCCCATACTGGAATATCGACATCGTGGTCTCCTGCATAAATGAAGCCATCGGGAAACTGCTTTTGAAGATAGGCCGCCTTCGCCTTGCCCTTCAGATTCGTGCTCGCCGAACCAGTAGCAGATGCAAAAATACCTACCCGCTGTGAGATTTTTTCGACAATCGTTTGGTCGGCGGCAGAACACAGGTGCAACTTATGTCCTTCCTCTGCCTTCTCACGTAGCCATTTCACCAGGTCTTCGCGCAAGGGGAACACCTCGTCAACGACATTGACCTCGCTTGCCAGCGCCGCCTTGAGCGCATGTCGTCCCTTGGTCAGGGAAAGGAGAGAGCGACCAAACCCTACAGGATTACGAAATAACGCCATTGCTGCAGTTTCGTGAAGCGTATCAGACAACACAAGCGTCCCATCGAGGTCAACGACGATGGGCAGTTTTGACTTCGGAGCTCCGCCTGCAACGATCAATGAATCAGATGTCAGCATAACGGCCCCAGTTCGTTCTAAGCTTGCGAAGGTCCCCTATACGGCGGATCCAGATAAAAGACTACAAGAAGAGCTTGCCTATCCCGCAGATTTTCGGCATCGAACGGTTAGTTCACAGTCTTAAAATAGAGTTGCATTCCACAGAAAAGAAAATTGAGAGATCGTCTGATCGAGATCATTAAGCCACAGCGTTAGGTTTCCGTCACACAGGGTATGAGGCTACCACTCGCCGTAGGCATTCAATTTGATCAGAAGCACCATCGAATCTAGCTAGCTCATATTTTGGCGAAGGGCGGAACCATGTAACAGGCAATGTTGAAAACGTGTCCTGTCGTTATTCGCATATGCCTCGATTAAACATCAGCCCGACGTACGTTTTTAGGTCGTATTTCATGCATAATCGCTGGCGGTCGCCCCGCGATCAATGATATGCGCATAAACTGCGTTAAAACAACCTTTCAGCCATCCAGACGGCAATACTAGAGTATGACTTAAACTAGGGGTTCAAGCGATGAGTGATTTAGAAGGCCGGACTCTAGGAGAGGTATTCGTGTCTCATTCTGAGAATGTCTCGGATAAATGGGAGCATTATCCTGCCGTGTATGGTCGTGAACTGGGAGCGTTGGTCACCGCCGGCAGACCGATCCGCCTTCTTGAAATTGGGGTACAAAATGGCGGGTCACTTCAAATCTGGAGAGATTTCCTTCCCGCAGGATCCGAAATCGTTGGTGTCGAGATAGACGTCAGGGCGGCAGAATTGTCGCTAGGCGAGCACATCGTTGTACATGTCGCTGATGCGACCGACAAGGACGCTCTCCAAAATGCTTTAAAAGACCAGAGATTTGACGTAATCGTCGACGATGGATCGCATCTTTCGAGCCACATGATAGCGACCTTCCGACTTTGCTTCGATCGTGTTAATGCAGGTGGCGTTTATATCATTGAAGATGTCCACTGCAGCTACTTGCGAAGCCATGGCGGCGGCCTAGAAGCAGATGGCTCAGCCGTGGAATATTTCAAGAAATTAGCGGACGCGGTGAATGTCGACCATTTCGAGCCCGGCGATGAATCCACCTTATCGGAAGCTGAACTCGCGGCGACTATTGCTTTAGGCCATACGATATCCAATATCAGCTTCTACGATTCGATTATAGTAGTGAGAAAGGCTGAAAGCCATCGTGAGGCCCCGTATTCACGCGTCCTTACAGGCAGTACGTCGCCCTTGGCGAATATAAAAGATTATTTACATCTTTTACCCTTAAATCAACTTCGGACGATGCTTCTATCAGGTTCAACATTTCAGCGCTTGTCGCTAAATATGCTTGAAGTGATTTCATCTGCCCGAGAAGAATTGGGCTCGAGTAAAGAACATAATCGCCAGCTTGAAGGTAATCTGCAGCAGCTCGAAAGTGCGGTGGAACTTCTTCGTAGCGAAAACGAAAAATATGAAGCCGAGCTGAACAAAAAACAAGTTGAACTAGACGCGGTTAGGTTTGACCTGGAAAAACGCTTAGGTGAAACGAAGGATGTATTGCGCGAGAAACACCGGCTCGAGGAAAGCAACGCACAGATTCGCGATAAGATGGCTGAAATCGAGAGAGACTACGCGGCGAGTGCACAGCAACTAGTAACCTTGCGTGACAGCACACTTTGGAAAATGCTCGACCCTGTAAGATCTGCTATCAATTCGACACCACGCTGGGTAAGGCCCGTAGGTCGCGTTTTCGCGAAGGCCGTTTGGTGGACTGTTACCGGGCAGATCATACGCCGCATGAAAATGTGGCGGGAAAGCCGCATACGACTGCAAAATGCAATGGATCATACGACTACGACGGCGCACCTTTCAACAGACGGTGCAGCGTTCGATTTGCCGGACACGTACACTACATGGCGCTTGTTCAACGACGTAGATAGAAGCACCCTCGTTTGCCAACCGCGGGCGGCTAGGTGCTTCGCTGTACAGCCGCTGTTTAGCGTGCTTGTTCCCGTGTATCGCACGCCAGTCGATGTATTCTCTGCAATGGTAGAGTCTGTACAAAGGCAAACCTACGAAAAGTGGGAGCTGTGCCTTGTGATAGTTGATGAAGATGTAGTCACGAAAGAGCTTATCCAGAAAGCTCGGGATTTCTCGACCAAAGATACAAGGATTAAGCTATACCTCACAAAAGAAAATGCGGGCATTTCAGGTAATTCCAACGCCGCCCTGTCTATAGCTGATGGCGAATGGGCCGTATTGCTCGATCACGACGACCTTCTGACTCCGGATGCTCTTTTTGAATTTGGCAAAGCCATCAATGCCAATCCGGATGCTGGCTTTATTTACTCGGACAAAGATAACATCTCGAGCGACGGAAAGAAGCGGTTTGGCCCCCTGCTTAAACCAAAATGGTCCCCCGAGACCATGCTGAATGCGAATTATCTGACGCATCTATGTGCGATGCGGACCGCAGTTCTCCGAAAAATTGGCGGATGGGACACAGCAACAGACGGGGCGCAGGACTGGGACATTTTTCTACGGGTGATATCTGATGGTGGCACAGTTGTTCACGTGCCGCGGATCCTTTATCATTGGCGATGGCTCGAGACCTCAGTCTCCGCAGGTGGGTTCGACGCGAAGCCTTATGCAGCCAACGGCCAGCTCCGAGCTTTAGACAAATACCTCCCGATCGCAGGCTGGCCTGGAGCTCAGGCGAAGTTTGAGGGAGCGTATATTCGAATCGTGTGGGACAGTGCCAACAATCCCGCGGTGACTGTAATATATGTCAACAACGACAACTTGCGATCTGATTATCGCTTTAAGGGCGTACAGTCGATCTATGTTGATGGCACTCATACCAACCTTGCAAACGCAATAGATGACGCGATCGCAAGCGCAACGAGCGAAGTCATTCTATTGCTGGATTCAAATTTCAGGCCAGAGGATTCTGCCTCTATGCAGGAAATGACGGCTCCCCTAGCTAACCATGCTATCGCCATTGTTGCTGGCAGGGTATTGGACACAGAAGATCGTGTAGTCGACTACGGGTGCTTTATTGAAAACGGCACGGCCTTTCCTGCCTTTAGAGGTGAAAACCGCAACTACTATGGACCTGCGGGGGCGGTTGGGTGGTATCGCAATGCGGCTGCAGCCCCTGGTGGCGCCTTGGCTTTTAGAAAAACTACTTGGTCTAAACTGGGGGGGTTCTCCGCATTCGCAGATTCCGATCGTCCTGATCTGGCGTTTACATTGGCAGCATCTAGTAAAAAGCTTGGGCGCATATTGCTCAATCCGTTTGCCCTCTTTCGTTCCGCGTCTGGCGCGTCAGTATTCGAGAAAAATCCACAAACATCGGGAAACAAGGACTATCTCCGAAGCATGCTCCCTGATGGAGACCAGTATCTCAATCCACAGCTTGAAGCAGCTGAAGTTGGAGCGCCTACGCTCAGGCTCCCAAAGGCGAACATCAAGAAACCTGCCCATGACTTTACGGCCGAGGCACAGGGTGTAGCGGGTTGGTTTGACGCAACAAAACAAGATATTGCAAACTCCATTGCCGCCTGTAATGAGGAGCCCGCTGGGCTCGTGAAACGAGTGATATGGATTATCCCCGAATTCGAGGTTCCGTTCTACGGCGGCATAAATACCATACTGAGAAGTGCCGAACATATGCGCACGCACCACGGTGTAGCTGTAGCCTTTGCCGTGCTGGGCGGCCCATCTGCCGACGTGATGCGGTCACGAATTTCGCGAGCTTTCCCCAATTTGGCAGCAGCGAGCGAGATTTTTAACTTACAAAGCACAGAGGGCGTAGATTTGGGGCATGCCGATGCCGCCATATGCACGCTCTGGACGACAGCTTATGCTCTTCTCCGTTTGAAGAACGTGCGCCGGAAGTTTTATTTCGTTCAAGACTGGGAACCTCTTTTCTATCCTGGTGGAACCCTGAGCCAGGTGGTTGAAGCCACTTACCGATTTGGTTTTCATGCGATCGCCAACACACCATCGCTGGCGGAATCATATATTCAGCTCGGCGGAAGGGGCGATTTCTTCATGCCGTCGGTGGATACTTCCATCTTTCATGCGAACGGCCGACCGGCACGCAAAGAAGGCGAACCTTTTGTTCTCGCAAGCTACACTAGGCCGGGGACGCCTCGGAATTGCTTTGAAGCGTTGACCGAAGGTATGCGTCTTTTGAAACGTTCCTATGGTGACAACATCGAAATTGTGACCGCAGGCGCAAATTGGGATCCTACGCATTTCGGCTTAGGCGGAGTCGTTCGCAATCTTGGCCTCCTGCCATACGAAGAAACCGGGCAACTTTACCGTGCGGTCGATGCTGGTCTGGTCGCGATGGCAAGCCGCCATCCGTCATATCTGCCATTTGAGTGGATGGCTTGTGGTGCCGCCGTGGTGACAAATAGAAATTCGTATACTGAATGGCTATTTCGCGACGGAGAAAACAGCCTGCTCTGCGAGATGACGCGTAGCGACATCTTTGAGACTGTTTCACAGCTCGTTGACAACGTTGAGCTTCGTGACACAATTGCCGATAACGCGTTAGTCGACATCAGAGATAGACATAGCGATTGGTCAATAAGCTGCGAGCGTGTCTTCGAGGTGATCTGCGAAGTCTGCAGTGGAAACGACTAGTTTGCCCGTCCTACAATTGTCTTTTAAGCACTAGAGTTTTTGATCGGTGCAAACGTCGTGGTTTAATTGAACAAGCCACCAATTTACAGCTGCGGCCGCTACCTGGAGGGCGCAGCAATAGAAACAGCAAGTGTAAGAGAAACAATCGTGCGCGACTCATTGAATGCTGGCATCCTAGCAACCTCCAAAGGACCTATCTTTGGCGAAAAGGTTTTCTATTTGTATCGAGGAAAACGCCATTGGGTGCCGAGCGGAGAATGGATAAAGCAAAATGGGTTCGAGTTCCCACGAGATGTCAAAATAATCCCCGACGAGCAGTTGCTAACGTATTTGCCGGGCCAGCCGGCTGCACTCACGTTCAGCAACGACGAACTAGAGAATGCAAAGATAACAAATGTTGGTGAGGCCCGCGAAGCCGCGGCATCGCAGCTCGACGGTATCGGGTTGGAAATAGGGCCCGGGGGGAGCCCATTTCCAGTTCCGCTACGATGCCACCTTCAATATGGTGATATGTACACATACACTGAGCTTCTATCGCATGCGTACGACGGTCAAGAACTTCACGATATTGTTGCACCTACATTAAAGACCGATTTGGACACCCTCGCCGGAGTGTTTGACGAAAGCCTTGATTTCATAGTTGCTTGCCATGTGATAGAACACACCCGCAACCCGATTGGCGCCATCTCCAATGCGTACCGTAAGCTCAGGGATGGCGGACATCTCGTTTTAGTGATCCCTGATAAAGAGAGGACTTTCGACAGGGCGAGAGATGTGACTGCACTTGACCACCTCATCGCGGATTTCGTAGCGCCCGACCACACGCGGGAGCGTGACAAGCAACATTATGAAGAATTTTTCCTAAAGGCTGATGGTTTCCTTAAAGAGGGCGAGGATCCCAAGCAACGCGCTCTTCAAGAGTGGGAAAGTCAATATTCAATTCACTTTCATACGTGGACCTATAATAGCTTTGGCGATATGGTAGATTGGCTACGATCAAATTCTGCGCCTTTTAAGAAGGTCTGGTCGCAAAGTGCGCTCCCAGATGGGATTGAATTTTACTATACAATGAAGAAGTAAATCGTAAGCCGGATTTTTCATTCTTAATAGAGTGGATGGTTGTCACGCTTGGTATTCCATTTGACGCTGGCAATGATTCGTCTAAATTTGGTCTCCAGAATGAGGGGTTTGCGGGAGTGTCAGGAAATTCGTGTACGGGCGTGCATAATGGGTACAAAGGAGATCACCCATGGCACGACGGAAAGAGCCGATTATCCCGGATAGCATCTTGGACCAGTTATTGGCGGGTTCTGATGCGAAGACAGCATTCGAGAGCAATGGGCTACTCGATCAGCTAAAGAAGGTATTGGCGGAGCGGGCTTTGAACGCGGAGATGGATCATCATCTCTCTAGCGAAGCGACCCCCGGCAATAGCCGGAATGGCTACGGCCGCAAGACGGTGCCGACGGATAGCGGTTCGCTTGAGCTTTCCATTCCACGCGACCGGCAGTCGAGTTTCTACCCTCAGTTACTTGCTAAATATCAGCGCCGCTTCTCAGGCTTCGACGAGAAGATCGTGTCGATGTATGTGCGTGGGATGAGTACGCGCGAGATCGCCGGGCATGTCCATGACCTCTATGGTATCGACGTCTCGCCCGATCTGATCTCGGCCGTCACCGATGCGGTGCTGGACGAGGTGGCGATATGGCAAGCGCGGCCTCTGGAGCCGGTCTATCCGTTGGTGTTCTTTGATGCCTTGAGGGTCAAGATCAGGGATGAAGGCCACGTCCGCAACCGCGGGAAAGAAGCGGGGCCGCAGACCTCTGCCGGAAGATCTGCCGCGCGAGCGTGTTGAATATGACCTTCCCGAGGATCAGAAGGCTTGTCCATGCTGCAACGGGCAAATGCATCGCATGGGTGAAGCCGTTACCGAGCAGCTCCATATCGAGGTCAAAGCAAAGGTCCTGCAGAATGTTCGGTTCAAATATGCCTGCCGCCATTGCGACCGCACCGGGATCACTACGCCTGTCGTAATCGCGCCTATGCCGACACAACCCCTGCCGGGCAGCATTGCTACGGCTTCGACGTTGGCCTTCGCGCTTGTTCATAAATA from Rhizobium rhododendri harbors:
- a CDS encoding UbiA family prenyltransferase, which produces MLTSDSLIVAGGAPKSKLPIVVDLDGTLVLSDTLHETAAMALFRNPVGFGRSLLSLTKGRHALKAALASEVNVVDEVFPLREDLVKWLREKAEEGHKLHLCSAADQTIVEKISQRVGIFASATGSASTNLKGKAKAAYLQKQFPDGFIYAGDHDVDIPVWEASDGIVLAGTSQDVSQRAKMLGKPVLQEFHNTPLKVREFMRAIRVHHWTKNVLLFVPIILAHEWTDPSLIAQTILAFFCLLAVTSATYLLNDIADLNADRQHWSKRSRALASGRLSIRSGFLVAGSLLFGGFFVSMMLSLEFAAALLAYLLITGSYSLGLKRVPLLDTLIIGVLFTTRLIMGTTLLENQRPAWLLTFAVFFFFSLATAKRHTEIVRAASSGATSLKSRGYELEDAALTLALGVGAAIASLVVFMIFVLQELTPGFAYTRPELLSGISIMLAIWLGRIWLLSHRGQMNDDPVSFAIRDRVSIGLGIVVALLFLVAL
- a CDS encoding glycosyltransferase produces the protein MSDLEGRTLGEVFVSHSENVSDKWEHYPAVYGRELGALVTAGRPIRLLEIGVQNGGSLQIWRDFLPAGSEIVGVEIDVRAAELSLGEHIVVHVADATDKDALQNALKDQRFDVIVDDGSHLSSHMIATFRLCFDRVNAGGVYIIEDVHCSYLRSHGGGLEADGSAVEYFKKLADAVNVDHFEPGDESTLSEAELAATIALGHTISNISFYDSIIVVRKAESHREAPYSRVLTGSTSPLANIKDYLHLLPLNQLRTMLLSGSTFQRLSLNMLEVISSAREELGSSKEHNRQLEGNLQQLESAVELLRSENEKYEAELNKKQVELDAVRFDLEKRLGETKDVLREKHRLEESNAQIRDKMAEIERDYAASAQQLVTLRDSTLWKMLDPVRSAINSTPRWVRPVGRVFAKAVWWTVTGQIIRRMKMWRESRIRLQNAMDHTTTTAHLSTDGAAFDLPDTYTTWRLFNDVDRSTLVCQPRAARCFAVQPLFSVLVPVYRTPVDVFSAMVESVQRQTYEKWELCLVIVDEDVVTKELIQKARDFSTKDTRIKLYLTKENAGISGNSNAALSIADGEWAVLLDHDDLLTPDALFEFGKAINANPDAGFIYSDKDNISSDGKKRFGPLLKPKWSPETMLNANYLTHLCAMRTAVLRKIGGWDTATDGAQDWDIFLRVISDGGTVVHVPRILYHWRWLETSVSAGGFDAKPYAANGQLRALDKYLPIAGWPGAQAKFEGAYIRIVWDSANNPAVTVIYVNNDNLRSDYRFKGVQSIYVDGTHTNLANAIDDAIASATSEVILLLDSNFRPEDSASMQEMTAPLANHAIAIVAGRVLDTEDRVVDYGCFIENGTAFPAFRGENRNYYGPAGAVGWYRNAAAAPGGALAFRKTTWSKLGGFSAFADSDRPDLAFTLAASSKKLGRILLNPFALFRSASGASVFEKNPQTSGNKDYLRSMLPDGDQYLNPQLEAAEVGAPTLRLPKANIKKPAHDFTAEAQGVAGWFDATKQDIANSIAACNEEPAGLVKRVIWIIPEFEVPFYGGINTILRSAEHMRTHHGVAVAFAVLGGPSADVMRSRISRAFPNLAAASEIFNLQSTEGVDLGHADAAICTLWTTAYALLRLKNVRRKFYFVQDWEPLFYPGGTLSQVVEATYRFGFHAIANTPSLAESYIQLGGRGDFFMPSVDTSIFHANGRPARKEGEPFVLASYTRPGTPRNCFEALTEGMRLLKRSYGDNIEIVTAGANWDPTHFGLGGVVRNLGLLPYEETGQLYRAVDAGLVAMASRHPSYLPFEWMACGAAVVTNRNSYTEWLFRDGENSLLCEMTRSDIFETVSQLVDNVELRDTIADNALVDIRDRHSDWSISCERVFEVICEVCSGND
- a CDS encoding methyltransferase domain-containing protein, whose translation is MNKPPIYSCGRYLEGAAIETASVRETIVRDSLNAGILATSKGPIFGEKVFYLYRGKRHWVPSGEWIKQNGFEFPRDVKIIPDEQLLTYLPGQPAALTFSNDELENAKITNVGEAREAAASQLDGIGLEIGPGGSPFPVPLRCHLQYGDMYTYTELLSHAYDGQELHDIVAPTLKTDLDTLAGVFDESLDFIVACHVIEHTRNPIGAISNAYRKLRDGGHLVLVIPDKERTFDRARDVTALDHLIADFVAPDHTRERDKQHYEEFFLKADGFLKEGEDPKQRALQEWESQYSIHFHTWTYNSFGDMVDWLRSNSAPFKKVWSQSALPDGIEFYYTMKK